One genomic window of Candidatus Eisenbacteria bacterium includes the following:
- the pnp gene encoding polyribonucleotide nucleotidyltransferase has protein sequence MVQNMSIEVGGRKLTIETGRMAKQASGSVTVQYGDTVVLAATVADKNPTTKDFFPLTVEYREKTYAAGKIPGGFFKREGRPTEKEILSSRLIDRPLRPLFDKAFNYEIQIFATVLSSDQENDSDILGLIGASAALMISDIPFPEPVGVVRIGMIDGEFVVNPTFAQLDESVMDVVVAATRENIIMVEGGCREVGEELMLKALRLGFEQAQPIIDLQVKLREACGRPKRPIPVKPDTGALQAEIRTRCTEAVRAAGRIALKEDREKEMKRITEEAVAALGEAFPDFTAKIHGLVEDLERDELRRAILDENRRADGRDSKTIRPITCEVGVLPRTHGSALFTRGQTQALAVATLGTSMDEQRVEELEGQSWKSYMLHYNFPPFSVGEVRPLRGPGRREIGHGALAERAIEPVIPADEIFPYTIRLVSEILESNGSSSMATVCGSSLALMDAGCPIKAPVAGIAMGLVKEGDKVAVLSDILGVEDHLGDMDFKVTGTREGVTAFQMDVKIAGIGFELIERAMNQAREGRLHILGIMEQTLSQPRTQLSVYAPRILIHKIDPEKIREVIGSGGKVIKRITEQTGAQIDIEDDGTVKIASYDSKGGEAALAMVRAIAEDPEIGRVFTGTVRRITTFGAFVEIVPGKDGLVHISELEPHRVARVEDVCAEGDKMLVKVIGIDKEGKIKLSRKQALAELAEAGIPQPQE, from the coding sequence ATGGTTCAGAACATGTCCATCGAGGTCGGCGGCCGCAAGCTGACCATCGAGACCGGCCGCATGGCCAAGCAGGCGTCCGGGTCCGTCACCGTGCAGTACGGCGACACCGTGGTCCTGGCCGCCACCGTCGCCGACAAGAACCCCACCACCAAGGACTTCTTCCCGCTGACGGTGGAGTACCGCGAGAAGACCTACGCCGCGGGCAAGATTCCCGGCGGCTTCTTCAAGCGCGAGGGGCGCCCCACGGAGAAGGAGATCCTCTCCTCCCGCCTCATCGACCGCCCGCTGCGCCCGCTCTTCGACAAGGCCTTCAACTACGAGATCCAGATCTTCGCCACGGTGCTCTCGTCCGACCAGGAGAACGACTCCGACATCCTGGGCCTCATCGGGGCGTCCGCGGCGCTCATGATCTCGGACATTCCGTTCCCCGAGCCGGTGGGCGTGGTGCGCATCGGGATGATCGACGGCGAGTTCGTGGTCAACCCCACGTTCGCGCAGCTGGATGAAAGCGTGATGGACGTGGTGGTGGCCGCCACCCGCGAGAACATCATCATGGTCGAGGGCGGCTGCCGCGAGGTGGGCGAGGAGCTGATGCTCAAGGCGCTGCGCCTGGGCTTCGAGCAGGCCCAGCCCATCATCGACCTGCAGGTCAAGCTGCGCGAGGCGTGCGGCAGGCCCAAGCGGCCGATCCCGGTCAAGCCGGACACCGGCGCGCTGCAGGCCGAGATCCGCACCCGCTGCACCGAGGCGGTGCGCGCCGCCGGCCGCATCGCGCTCAAGGAAGACCGCGAGAAGGAGATGAAGCGCATCACCGAGGAGGCCGTGGCCGCCCTCGGCGAGGCCTTCCCGGACTTCACCGCCAAGATCCACGGCCTGGTGGAAGACCTCGAGCGCGACGAGCTGCGCCGCGCCATCCTGGACGAGAACCGCCGCGCCGACGGCCGCGACAGCAAGACCATCCGGCCCATCACCTGCGAGGTGGGCGTGCTCCCGCGCACGCACGGCTCGGCGCTGTTCACGCGCGGGCAGACGCAGGCGCTGGCGGTGGCCACGCTGGGCACGTCCATGGACGAGCAGCGGGTGGAGGAGCTCGAGGGCCAGTCCTGGAAGAGCTACATGCTCCACTACAACTTCCCGCCGTTCTCGGTGGGCGAGGTCCGGCCGCTGCGTGGCCCCGGCCGCCGCGAGATCGGCCACGGCGCGCTGGCCGAGCGGGCCATCGAGCCGGTGATCCCGGCCGACGAGATCTTCCCCTACACCATCCGGCTGGTCTCCGAAATCCTCGAGTCCAACGGCTCCTCCTCGATGGCCACGGTGTGCGGCAGCTCCCTGGCGCTCATGGACGCCGGCTGCCCCATCAAGGCCCCGGTGGCGGGCATCGCCATGGGCCTGGTCAAGGAGGGCGACAAGGTGGCGGTGCTCTCCGACATCCTGGGCGTCGAGGACCACCTGGGCGACATGGACTTCAAGGTGACCGGCACCCGCGAGGGCGTCACCGCATTCCAGATGGACGTGAAGATCGCGGGCATCGGCTTCGAGCTGATCGAGCGGGCCATGAACCAGGCCCGCGAGGGCCGGCTGCACATCCTGGGGATCATGGAGCAGACGCTCTCGCAGCCGCGCACGCAGCTCTCGGTGTACGCGCCGCGGATCCTGATCCACAAGATCGACCCGGAGAAGATCCGCGAGGTCATCGGCTCGGGTGGCAAGGTGATCAAGCGCATCACCGAGCAGACCGGCGCGCAGATCGACATCGAGGATGACGGCACCGTCAAGATCGCCAGCTACGACAGCAAGGGCGGCGAGGCCGCGCTGGCCATGGTCCGCGCGATCGCCGAGGACCCCGAGATCGGGCGGGTGTTCACCGGCACCGTCCGGCGCATCACCACCTTCGGCGCGTTCGTGGAGATCGTGCCGGGCAAGGACGGGCTGGTGCACATCTCGGAGCTGGAGCCGCACCGCGTCGCGCGCGTCGAGGACGTGTGCGCCGAGGGCGACAAGATGCTGGTGAAGGTGATCGGCATCGACAAGGAGGGCAAGATCAAGCTCTCCCGCAAGCAGGCCCTGGCGGAGCTGGCCGAGGCCGGCATCCCGCAGCCCCAGGAGTAA
- a CDS encoding bifunctional riboflavin kinase/FMN adenylyltransferase, with amino-acid sequence MNASAPRRAVTLGVFDGLHRGHKALVDRLTSESERRGLVPTVVTLDPHPDTVLGLAPERPPLTPAATQAAILAEWGAREFRVLRFDTGLRGTPASDFARDYLAGALGAQLLVVGPDFALGRDREGTPARMAELGRGLGFEVIQVPPVSDEGGHLSSSRVRHLLDEGRVTEVAGLLGRPFSTSGRVTSGSGVGAGLGFPTANLEPPEPVYLPADGVYMGRASGGFGVRPCLVSLGTRPTFGPGERVLEVYLLDFEGNLRDQPMLLEWLEFHRGQQRFHSPADLVEQMRLDEVRARQWLAVHGP; translated from the coding sequence GTGAACGCGTCCGCGCCACGCCGGGCCGTGACCCTGGGGGTGTTCGACGGCCTCCATCGGGGGCACAAGGCGCTGGTGGACCGGCTGACCTCGGAGTCGGAGCGCCGCGGCCTGGTGCCCACGGTGGTGACCCTCGACCCGCATCCCGACACCGTGCTGGGCCTGGCGCCGGAGCGCCCGCCGCTGACTCCGGCGGCCACCCAGGCGGCCATCCTGGCCGAGTGGGGGGCGCGCGAGTTCCGGGTGCTGCGCTTCGACACCGGCCTGCGCGGCACGCCCGCATCCGACTTTGCGCGCGACTACCTGGCTGGCGCGCTGGGTGCGCAATTGCTGGTGGTGGGCCCCGACTTCGCCCTGGGCCGCGACCGCGAGGGCACACCCGCGCGCATGGCGGAACTGGGCCGGGGGCTGGGCTTCGAGGTGATCCAGGTGCCGCCGGTCTCCGACGAGGGCGGCCACCTCAGCAGCTCGCGGGTGCGTCACCTGCTGGACGAGGGGCGCGTCACGGAGGTGGCCGGACTGTTGGGACGGCCCTTCAGCACCTCGGGCCGGGTGACTTCCGGCAGCGGCGTCGGCGCGGGGCTGGGGTTTCCGACCGCCAACCTGGAGCCGCCCGAGCCGGTGTACCTGCCGGCCGACGGGGTGTACATGGGGCGCGCCTCGGGGGGATTCGGCGTCCGGCCCTGCCTGGTCAGCCTGGGCACCCGGCCCACGTTCGGGCCGGGGGAGCGGGTGCTGGAGGTGTATCTGCTGGACTTCGAGGGGAATCTGCGGGATCAGCCGATGTTGTTGGAATGGCTGGAGTTCCATCGAGGGCAACAGCGGTTTCACAGTCCTGCGGACCTGGTGGAGCAGATGCGCCTCGACGAGGTCCGGGCCCGCCAGTGGCTGGCCGTCCACGGCCCCTGA
- a CDS encoding ribosome maturation factor RimP, whose protein sequence is MEILHQIRGLIAEVTELYGVELVDLEVAPMGRRRVLRLLIDQPGGVTLKDCAFVSRKVSEALDQQDAVPFAYFLEVSSPGINRPLTVLQHVERFQGEPAEVELKVAVDGRRHFRGRLDGVEGGAVRLVLDEGGFILVEWDNVRRARLATDPWEQHRKGKSE, encoded by the coding sequence GTGGAAATCCTGCATCAGATCCGCGGGCTGATTGCTGAAGTCACAGAGCTTTACGGCGTCGAGCTGGTGGATCTGGAAGTCGCGCCCATGGGGCGGCGACGGGTGTTGAGACTCCTCATCGACCAGCCCGGGGGCGTCACCCTCAAGGACTGCGCGTTCGTCAGCCGCAAGGTGTCGGAGGCGCTGGACCAGCAGGACGCCGTCCCGTTCGCCTACTTCCTCGAGGTCTCCTCGCCGGGCATCAACCGGCCGCTGACCGTGTTGCAGCACGTCGAACGATTCCAGGGCGAACCGGCCGAGGTCGAGTTGAAGGTGGCCGTCGACGGGCGCCGCCATTTCCGCGGCCGCCTGGACGGCGTGGAAGGCGGCGCCGTGCGCCTGGTCCTCGACGAGGGGGGATTCATCCTCGTGGAGTGGGACAACGTGCGCCGGGCGCGCCTGGCCACCGACCCGTGGGAGCAGCACAGGAAAGGTAAATCAGAATGA
- the rpsO gene encoding 30S ribosomal protein S15: MTLTKEKKREVIGQFKIHEMDSGSPEVQIALLTEKIKYLTEHFRVHKRDHSSRRGLLRMVGQRRRLLDYLKATRVERYRSIVKELGLRK; the protein is encoded by the coding sequence ATGACCCTAACCAAGGAAAAGAAGCGCGAAGTGATCGGGCAGTTCAAGATCCACGAGATGGACTCCGGCTCGCCCGAAGTGCAGATCGCGCTTCTGACCGAGAAGATCAAGTACCTCACGGAGCACTTCCGCGTGCACAAGCGCGATCACAGCTCGCGCCGCGGTCTGCTCCGGATGGTCGGTCAACGCCGGCGGCTTCTGGACTACCTGAAGGCTACCCGAGTCGAGCGTTACCGCTCCATCGTGAAGGAGCTGGGACTCCGCAAGTAG
- a CDS encoding DUF503 domain-containing protein encodes MFVGSLKVQLFLPGSRSLKDRRAVLNSLKERVRARCNASVAEVDAEDLWQRATLAVAVVAGDWDRVSGQLDAAARLLESDPRAEILDVERDIR; translated from the coding sequence ATGTTTGTCGGTTCGCTGAAGGTGCAGCTCTTCCTGCCGGGCTCCCGGTCGCTCAAGGACCGGCGCGCGGTGCTCAACTCGCTCAAGGAGCGGGTGCGCGCGCGTTGCAACGCGTCCGTGGCCGAGGTGGACGCCGAGGACCTGTGGCAGCGCGCCACCCTGGCGGTAGCCGTGGTCGCGGGGGACTGGGACCGGGTCTCCGGCCAGCTGGACGCCGCGGCGCGGCTGCTGGAGTCGGACCCGCGCGCCGAGATCCTGGACGTCGAAAGGGACATCCGCTGA
- the truB gene encoding tRNA pseudouridine(55) synthase TruB, which produces MDGILLVDKGPGLTSHQVVEKVRRAARCRHAGHAGSLDPMATGLLLLAVGEGTKLVELLMDAGKVYEATVRLGSATETEDAEGAVVREAPVPALELAAVEAALGAFRGEIDQVPPRYSALKVGGVRAYERARGGEIFELPSRRVTVHSMELLSIAPPDVVIRVHCGRGTYIRSLARDLGTALGSVAHLGALRRTRVGPYRVEDALSVTVEAPPSREAVRAALVPLRRAFGDAPAVRVREEYLGDLRFGRSPRADQLIDPAPSGEGMRFVLVDGTREPLAVAEPDAATGGARLRRVLQRASTRLGPP; this is translated from the coding sequence ATGGACGGCATCCTGCTCGTGGACAAGGGCCCGGGGCTCACCTCCCACCAGGTGGTGGAGAAGGTGCGCCGGGCCGCGCGCTGCCGCCACGCCGGCCATGCCGGATCCCTGGATCCCATGGCCACCGGCCTGCTGTTGCTCGCGGTGGGCGAGGGCACCAAGCTCGTGGAGCTGCTGATGGATGCCGGCAAGGTGTACGAGGCCACCGTGCGCCTGGGCTCGGCCACCGAGACCGAGGACGCCGAGGGCGCGGTGGTGCGCGAGGCCCCCGTGCCGGCGCTCGAGCTGGCCGCCGTGGAGGCGGCGCTCGGGGCTTTCCGCGGCGAGATCGACCAGGTGCCGCCGCGCTACTCGGCGCTCAAGGTGGGCGGGGTGCGCGCCTACGAGCGCGCCCGCGGCGGCGAGATCTTCGAGTTGCCCAGCCGCCGGGTCACCGTCCACAGCATGGAACTGCTCTCGATCGCCCCGCCGGACGTGGTGATCCGGGTCCACTGTGGGCGCGGGACCTACATCCGATCGCTGGCCCGCGACCTGGGCACGGCCCTGGGCTCCGTGGCCCACCTGGGAGCGCTGCGGCGCACCCGCGTGGGGCCGTACCGCGTGGAGGACGCGCTGTCCGTGACCGTGGAGGCGCCGCCCTCGCGGGAGGCGGTGCGCGCCGCGCTGGTGCCGCTGCGGCGCGCCTTCGGCGACGCCCCGGCGGTGCGCGTGCGCGAGGAGTACCTGGGGGACCTGCGCTTCGGGCGCTCCCCGCGCGCCGACCAACTGATCGATCCCGCGCCCTCCGGGGAAGGCATGCGCTTCGTGCTGGTGGACGGCACCCGCGAGCCCCTGGCGGTGGCCGAGCCGGATGCCGCCACCGGCGGTGCCCGGTTGCGCCGGGTGCTGCAGCGCGCCTCCACCCGGCTGGGCCCGCCGTGA
- the rbfA gene encoding 30S ribosome-binding factor RbfA: MKGTRLARVEGLIRTEVADILDSRMRDPRLGMVTVTGVEVGSDLRNATVFVSFLVAAEEFEPKVRLLNEASAFVWRELASRGLELRHLPKLHFKADHSLERAQRIQQLLRETAEADEAARTAAPAGAGPVDDEEPPAGDDTA, encoded by the coding sequence ATGAAAGGCACCCGGCTGGCGCGAGTGGAGGGCCTGATCCGCACCGAGGTGGCCGACATCCTGGACTCGCGCATGCGCGACCCGCGGCTGGGCATGGTCACGGTGACCGGCGTGGAAGTGGGTTCCGACCTGCGCAATGCCACGGTGTTCGTGTCCTTCCTGGTGGCCGCCGAGGAATTCGAGCCCAAGGTGCGCCTGCTCAACGAGGCCTCCGCGTTCGTCTGGCGCGAGCTGGCCTCCCGCGGGCTCGAGCTGCGTCACCTTCCCAAGCTGCACTTCAAGGCCGACCACTCCCTGGAGCGCGCCCAGCGCATCCAGCAGCTGCTCCGCGAGACGGCCGAGGCGGACGAGGCGGCCAGGACGGCCGCACCCGCCGGGGCGGGCCCCGTGGACGACGAAGAACCACCCGCCGGGGACGATACCGCGTAG
- the nusA gene encoding transcription termination/antitermination protein NusA: MSQQLVQALESLARERGVDRATLVETLENSILSAAKKKLGLNALVDVKFDDRVGTFHVVAHRTVVDVVEDASFQMTVEEARAINPEAAVGDTLDFPQAYEEFGRNAIQAAKQVLIQRVREAERDRVYREYEGKVGQLVRGMVQQVDRGNVLVKLDRTEALLPAREMMPRDRYHQSDIVRAVIQTVEKESKGPQVILSRTNPEFLKHLFRAEVPEISEGIVEIKGVAREAGSRSKIAVTSHEDRVDAVGSCVGGKGARVQSIVRALGGERIDTVPWSMDASIYVSRSLSPAKVVSATPKDEAEKTMEVVVADDQLSLAIGKLGQNARLATKLTGWKIELISRSDLEARRAAERALRVDIEDLTGVSEKIKEKLVEEGIETVADLEVASLERLQEIPGIGEKTAEKLLARAREVMEEVRARATAGPAESAAPGEDAEGAEAATAAPDDEAEGAEAAPAARPEEPAGEQGAESGEPAQDAAEEPTAKGSTEE, encoded by the coding sequence ATGAGCCAGCAGTTGGTGCAGGCGCTGGAGAGCCTCGCGCGGGAGCGCGGGGTGGATCGCGCCACCCTGGTGGAGACGCTCGAGAACAGCATCCTCTCCGCCGCCAAGAAGAAGCTCGGCCTGAACGCCCTGGTGGACGTGAAGTTCGACGACCGGGTGGGCACCTTCCACGTCGTCGCCCACCGCACCGTGGTGGACGTGGTGGAGGACGCCTCCTTCCAGATGACGGTCGAGGAGGCCCGGGCCATCAACCCGGAGGCCGCCGTCGGGGACACCCTGGACTTCCCGCAGGCCTACGAGGAATTCGGGCGCAACGCCATCCAGGCGGCCAAGCAGGTGCTGATCCAGCGCGTGCGCGAGGCCGAGCGCGACCGGGTGTACCGCGAGTACGAGGGCAAGGTGGGGCAGCTGGTGCGCGGCATGGTGCAGCAGGTGGACCGCGGCAACGTGCTGGTCAAGCTGGACCGCACCGAGGCCCTCCTGCCGGCGCGCGAGATGATGCCCCGCGACCGCTACCACCAGTCCGACATCGTGCGCGCCGTGATCCAGACGGTGGAGAAGGAATCCAAGGGCCCGCAGGTGATCCTGTCGCGGACCAATCCCGAGTTCCTGAAGCACCTGTTCCGCGCCGAGGTGCCCGAGATCTCCGAGGGCATCGTGGAGATCAAGGGCGTGGCGCGCGAGGCCGGCTCGCGCTCCAAGATCGCCGTCACCTCGCACGAGGACCGCGTGGACGCGGTGGGCTCGTGCGTGGGAGGGAAAGGCGCCCGGGTGCAGTCCATCGTGCGCGCGCTGGGTGGCGAGCGCATCGACACCGTGCCCTGGAGCATGGACGCCTCGATCTATGTCAGCCGTTCGCTCTCGCCGGCCAAGGTGGTCTCGGCCACGCCCAAGGACGAGGCCGAGAAGACCATGGAAGTGGTGGTGGCCGACGACCAGCTGTCGCTGGCCATCGGCAAGCTGGGGCAGAATGCCCGGCTGGCCACCAAGCTCACCGGCTGGAAGATCGAGCTGATTTCCCGGTCCGACCTCGAGGCCCGTCGCGCCGCCGAGCGCGCCTTGCGGGTGGACATCGAGGATCTCACGGGGGTGAGCGAGAAGATCAAGGAGAAGCTCGTGGAGGAGGGCATCGAGACCGTCGCCGACCTGGAGGTGGCTTCGCTGGAGCGCCTGCAGGAGATCCCCGGGATCGGGGAAAAGACGGCCGAGAAGCTGCTCGCCCGCGCGCGTGAAGTGATGGAGGAGGTCCGGGCGCGGGCCACCGCGGGGCCGGCCGAGTCGGCCGCCCCCGGGGAGGACGCCGAAGGGGCGGAGGCCGCGACGGCGGCCCCCGACGATGAGGCCGAAGGGGCGGAGGCGGCGCCGGCCGCGCGGCCCGAGGAACCGGCAGGCGAGCAGGGCGCCGAATCCGGGGAGCCCGCGCAGGACGCGGCCGAAGAGCCCACGGCCAAGGGCTCCACCGAGGAATGA
- the infB gene encoding translation initiation factor IF-2 — protein MKKIRVYEAAKEFHVSSEALLETLRGLGVEVKSHMSSIDDDVVARLKQKFNKDVEAAREEMARVKEKEAARVRAAAAAAAAAAPPAPPRPSQPRPASAPQAGAHAPRPAQPSRPGGPPRPQGPSSQRPGGPSGSPRPGGGGPGGPRPGFGGPQAGGPQRGPARGGRLRGAKKKKRVVDERLVAENVKRTLASLDAGARGHAKHRRERGEGTAVEEDAKVLQVTEFITVADLAGQMEVKPQEVIAACMRLGVMVTINRRLDKDTIEAVADEFGYGVEFVSEYSTEAVEEAEDVPADTTPRAPVVTVMGHVDHGKTTLLDYIRRASVAAGETGGITQHISAYSASVNGKPITFLDTPGHEAFTSMRARGAQVTDIVVLVVAADDRVMPQTIEAIDHARAAGVPIIVAINKVDLPVARPDLVMADLTKHKLVAEEYGGDTIMVPVSAKKGTGVERLLEMILLKAEMMELKANPDRRGKGTVVEARKEPGRGTVVAVLVQNGTVRVGDAFVAGTQYGKVRALTSRRGDRISEAGPSVPVEITGFSGVPSAGDTFQVLADEREAREIATKRHQLQREQEQRAFHHLTLADISQRVKEGGAAELRLIIKADVDGSAEALSDHLGRLGSDEVKLRIIHSGVGNISESDVLLAAASDAVILGFRVPVESSARSAAAREKVDVRGYEIIYKAEEDIKAAMSGLLKPEIRETILGRAEVRKVFHLSKSGSVAGCFVASGNILRNAKARLMRGGASVFDGRVGALKRFKDDVREVATGYECGITLEGYSDYREGDIIEAYELEEVARTLA, from the coding sequence TTGAAGAAGATCCGGGTATACGAGGCAGCCAAGGAGTTCCACGTCTCCAGCGAAGCGCTGCTGGAGACGCTGCGCGGCCTCGGCGTCGAGGTGAAGAGCCACATGAGCTCGATCGACGACGACGTGGTGGCGCGCCTGAAGCAGAAATTCAACAAGGACGTGGAAGCCGCGCGCGAGGAGATGGCGCGGGTGAAGGAGAAGGAGGCCGCCCGCGTGCGCGCCGCCGCGGCAGCCGCCGCCGCCGCCGCCCCGCCGGCCCCCCCGCGCCCGTCGCAGCCCCGTCCCGCCTCCGCTCCGCAGGCCGGCGCGCACGCGCCCCGTCCCGCGCAGCCCTCGCGCCCCGGCGGCCCGCCGCGGCCCCAGGGCCCTTCGTCCCAGCGTCCGGGCGGCCCCTCCGGCAGCCCGCGTCCCGGTGGCGGCGGCCCCGGTGGCCCGCGTCCCGGCTTCGGTGGCCCGCAGGCCGGTGGCCCGCAGCGCGGCCCGGCCCGCGGCGGACGGCTCCGTGGCGCCAAGAAGAAGAAGCGGGTGGTGGACGAGCGCCTGGTGGCCGAGAACGTGAAGCGCACGCTGGCGTCCCTGGACGCCGGCGCCCGCGGCCACGCCAAGCACCGCCGCGAGCGCGGCGAAGGCACGGCCGTGGAGGAGGACGCGAAGGTCCTCCAGGTCACGGAGTTCATCACCGTGGCCGACCTGGCCGGCCAGATGGAAGTGAAGCCGCAGGAGGTCATCGCGGCGTGCATGCGGCTGGGCGTGATGGTGACCATCAACCGCCGCCTGGACAAGGACACCATCGAGGCGGTGGCCGACGAGTTCGGCTACGGCGTCGAGTTCGTCTCCGAGTACAGCACCGAGGCGGTGGAGGAGGCCGAGGACGTCCCGGCCGACACCACCCCGCGCGCGCCGGTGGTCACGGTCATGGGCCATGTGGACCACGGCAAGACCACCCTGCTGGACTACATTCGCCGCGCCAGCGTGGCGGCCGGCGAGACCGGGGGAATCACCCAGCACATCAGCGCCTACTCGGCGTCGGTCAACGGCAAGCCCATCACCTTCCTCGACACCCCGGGCCACGAGGCGTTCACCTCGATGCGCGCCCGGGGCGCGCAGGTCACCGACATCGTGGTGCTGGTGGTGGCCGCCGACGATCGCGTGATGCCGCAGACCATCGAGGCCATCGACCACGCCCGCGCCGCGGGCGTGCCCATCATCGTGGCCATCAACAAGGTGGACCTGCCGGTGGCGCGGCCCGACCTGGTCATGGCCGACCTCACCAAGCACAAGCTGGTGGCCGAGGAGTATGGCGGCGACACCATCATGGTCCCGGTCTCGGCCAAGAAGGGCACCGGCGTGGAACGCCTGCTGGAGATGATCCTGCTCAAGGCCGAGATGATGGAGCTCAAGGCCAACCCCGACCGCCGCGGCAAGGGCACGGTGGTGGAGGCGCGCAAGGAGCCCGGGCGCGGCACCGTGGTCGCGGTGCTGGTGCAGAACGGCACGGTGCGCGTCGGCGACGCCTTCGTGGCCGGCACGCAGTACGGCAAGGTGCGCGCGCTGACCTCCCGCCGCGGCGACCGCATCTCCGAGGCCGGGCCGTCCGTGCCGGTGGAGATCACCGGCTTCTCCGGCGTGCCCAGCGCGGGCGACACCTTCCAGGTCCTGGCGGACGAGCGCGAGGCGCGCGAGATCGCCACCAAGCGTCACCAGCTGCAGCGCGAGCAGGAGCAGCGCGCCTTCCATCACCTCACGCTGGCGGACATCTCGCAGCGCGTGAAGGAGGGCGGGGCGGCCGAGCTGCGCCTGATCATCAAGGCCGACGTGGACGGCTCCGCCGAGGCGCTCTCCGACCACCTGGGCCGGCTGGGCAGCGACGAAGTGAAGCTGCGCATCATCCACTCCGGCGTGGGCAACATCTCGGAGTCGGACGTGCTGCTGGCGGCCGCCTCGGACGCGGTGATCCTCGGCTTCCGCGTGCCCGTGGAGTCCAGCGCCCGCAGCGCCGCGGCGCGCGAGAAGGTGGACGTGCGCGGCTACGAGATCATCTACAAGGCCGAGGAGGACATCAAGGCGGCCATGTCGGGCCTGCTCAAGCCCGAGATCCGCGAGACGATCCTGGGCCGGGCCGAGGTGCGCAAGGTGTTCCACCTGTCCAAGTCGGGCTCGGTGGCCGGCTGCTTCGTGGCCAGCGGCAACATCCTCCGCAACGCCAAGGCGCGGCTGATGCGCGGCGGGGCGTCCGTGTTCGACGGGCGCGTCGGCGCGCTGAAGCGCTTCAAGGACGACGTCCGGGAAGTGGCCACCGGCTACGAGTGCGGCATCACGCTGGAAGGCTACTCCGACTACCGCGAGGGCGACATCATCGAGGCGTACGAGCTCGAGGAGGTCGCCCGGACGCTGGCCTAG
- a CDS encoding M28 family peptidase — MAAWTLATAVALGPGGCVRAPREAPDGARLLALVERQVAFGPRVPGSAAHDSCRAWIASRLREAGARAVFEQSFVDSVPGFGTVRLTNLVASFWSGGTAGERPRLLFVAHWDSRPWCDRDPDLAQRARPLPGANDGGSGVAVLLELARSFGRVPPAQPVDLVFVDGEDLGTQASPGGFFRGSTRFAADVKARAGSGSGVRYRLGVLLDLVGGRGATFPREPNSMLRAPDAVREVWDAAASLRLAQFSGEIGTSVLDDHIPLNDAGIPTVDVIDFSYPEWHTSRDLPAAMEPAGMVACFRLLAHLADRR, encoded by the coding sequence GTGGCCGCGTGGACGCTGGCCACGGCGGTCGCGCTGGGCCCGGGCGGCTGCGTTCGCGCCCCGCGCGAGGCCCCCGACGGCGCCCGGCTCCTCGCGCTGGTGGAACGCCAGGTGGCCTTCGGGCCGCGCGTGCCGGGCAGCGCGGCGCACGACTCCTGCCGGGCGTGGATCGCCTCCCGGCTGCGGGAGGCCGGGGCGCGGGCCGTGTTCGAGCAGTCCTTCGTGGACTCCGTGCCCGGCTTCGGCACGGTGCGCCTCACCAACCTGGTGGCCTCGTTCTGGAGCGGCGGGACGGCGGGGGAGCGGCCGCGGCTGCTGTTCGTGGCGCACTGGGACAGCCGGCCCTGGTGTGACCGCGATCCCGACCTCGCGCAGCGCGCGCGGCCCCTGCCCGGCGCCAACGACGGCGGCTCGGGGGTGGCGGTGCTGCTGGAGCTGGCCCGCTCCTTCGGCCGCGTGCCGCCCGCCCAGCCGGTGGACCTGGTGTTCGTGGACGGCGAGGACCTGGGCACGCAGGCCTCACCCGGGGGCTTCTTCCGTGGCTCGACCCGCTTCGCGGCCGACGTGAAGGCCCGCGCGGGCTCGGGCTCCGGGGTGCGCTACCGGCTGGGGGTGCTGCTGGACCTGGTCGGCGGCCGGGGCGCCACCTTCCCGCGCGAGCCGAACTCGATGCTGCGCGCCCCCGACGCCGTCCGCGAGGTGTGGGACGCGGCCGCCAGCCTGCGGCTGGCCCAGTTCTCCGGGGAGATCGGCACCAGCGTCCTGGACGACCACATCCCGCTCAACGACGCGGGCATCCCCACCGTGGACGTGATCGACTTCAGCTACCCGGAATGGCACACCTCGCGGGACCTTCCGGCGGCCATGGAGCCCGCGGGCATGGTGGCCTGCTTCCGCCTGCTCGCGCACCTCGCCGACCGCCGCTGA